A section of the Castanea sativa cultivar Marrone di Chiusa Pesio chromosome 12, ASM4071231v1 genome encodes:
- the LOC142618237 gene encoding uncharacterized protein LOC142618237: MSYPYYSPPPPFTPPPPPPPPPPLPYNPVVASPPPSSLPYNPVAASPPPQSPSAPPPPIYVPPPPPPPNAFPPSLSPPSGGHNTTSIAVGVSIGGALFLAFLLVGLFCLAKKKKQRPVMVPAPVFIEEEERVHETIATGPYGEQTVTIEDDVRIHEAVGTSSSIGLHGGEPPCEPELLGAHTYPPPPPGPHQHY, translated from the coding sequence ATGAGTTACCCATACTACTCTCCTCCACCACCATttacaccaccaccacctcctccaccaccaccaccattgccATATAATCCTGTCGTGgcatcaccaccaccatcatcattgCCATATAATCCTGTTGCGgcatcaccaccaccacaatcCCCATCagctccaccaccaccaatttATGtgcctcctcctcctcctcctccaaatGCTTTCCCACCATCATTGTCACCTCCATCTGGGGGTCACAACACAACTAGTATAGCTGTTGGTGTCTCTATAGGCGGTGCTCTCTTCCTTGCATTCCTTTTAGTCGGTCTCTTCTGCTTAGCCAAGAAAAAGAAGCAGAGGCCAGTGATGGTTCCTGCACCAGTTTTTATTGAGGAAGAAGAACGAGTCCATGAAACAATAGCAACCGGTCCCTATGGCGAGCAAACTGTGACAATAGAAGATGATGTCCGAATTCATGAGGCTGTGGGTACTAGTAGTAGTATTGGTTTGCATGGAGGAGAACCTCCGTGTGAACCAGAGTTACTAGGGGCTCACACTTATCCTCCACCGCCACCAGGACCGCACCAACATTACTAA